TCGTTCATGACCAGATGGCGAACGGCCGCCGCTTCCGCATCCTCAACGTGGTTGATGATGTGACCCGGGAGTGCCTGGCTGCCATCCCCGACACGTCGATCTCAGGACAGCGCGTGGCGCGGGAACTGACAGCGCTCATCACCCGACGTGGCAAGCCCGGCATGATCGTATCGGACAATGGCACCGAGCTGACCTCGAATGCCATCTTCGCCTGGGCCAAGGATCACGCTGTCGAATGGCACTACATCACACCAGGAAAGCCGATGCAGAACGGCTTTGTCGAGAGCTTCAACGGCCGGATGCGCGACGAGCTGCTGAACGAGACCCTGTTCCGCGGCCTCGATCACGCCAGGTCGGTCATTGCCAGGTGGGCTGAAGATTACAACACAGCGCGACCACATTCCGCGCTCAACTACCGAACTCCGGTGGCCTACGCCGCCATCCTGAAAGCCGCAAGGGCCCTGACGCTGCGCGCACTGAAAGCTCCGCGCCAGAGCCCCTTGCTACCACCGCGCCACACGGCGTATCAAACAGCGAGACTCTAAAAGCGACTGGATGACGCTTCAGTGGCAGGTCATGTTTATGGGTAACTTGATCTAAATCACCCTACTCTTGTTGCCACTAAGCTATAAGGCACCGCAATTCTCGCAGCATTCCATTCCAAATCGAAGAGGTCACAATGCCTAGAGTTCTCGTGGTTGATGACGACGCGGATTTCCGTGAACTACTTAAGGTCCTGCTAGATCAATTGGGATACTCAGTGGAGGAAGCATGCGATTCGCATTCAGTATTGGAGATGCCGTCACTGGATCACTACGACGCAATCGTAACAGATGTCATGATGCCCAAGATTGATGGGATTACCCTCATCAAGATGATACGAGCTGCAGAATGCAATATCCCGATCATCGCAATATCTGGATCAAAAAGTACGCTTCCTAACCAGATCGGACTTTCACTATCGAAGCTTTTTGGTGCAAGCGAAGTTCTCTACAAGCCATTTTCGCGTGACGAGCTGGCTCTAAAACTTAAAAATTGCATCGCAGAATCTAGAATCGTCGCTCTTCTGATAGGAGTATAAATCTAGGACGATAGCCTCTAGCGCCAGAGAGAGGTGTTTTTGCGCTGGCGTTTCAAGATTGTGTATCGCAGTTGCAACTTGCCTTAAGGGATCTGTGTTGAGGACTTTGTGTGCCTTAGTTGTAAGCTTCAGGTAGCGAATTCTACGGTCCTCCTTGGATACGTGAGACACTACCAATCTCTTTTCCTCAAGGGACCTTAGAGTCTGCGAGGCAGATGAGAGCGATAGTCCATTATATTGTGCAAAAAACGTCACTGTTCGCGAAGACTCATTGGCGCTCAATAAATACCTTAGGAAACTCCATTGTGCAGGCTTCAGGTCGGCGTGGTGGCTTAGGACGTGCAATCGTCGCGCCAACTGCTCGACCAGTTCGGCGAGAACGATTGCATACCCTGAAGCGTTGTGGCCGCAGCTATTTGCCGACTGTGAGTTGCTGGCTGCCAACCTTTCATTGACATCACTAGCCCGCAATCTTGTTGACCTAAGAGAAGTAGGCATCGAACTCTTTCATCTAATGATCGTTCTCAATAAGTGTATATCTGCCTTGAAAGGCAGTCAAACTGACATGCGAAGTTGAAAATTGATGGACAAAAGGCTATTGGAAAATTAAATGGAGAAGTCACTAAACGAATTTTCCTGGCCTAAGAACTCTTAGACCCAAGATGTTTCGAGGGAGCCATTTTAATGGTTCACTTCGTACCTTGAAGAGGAAGCGGCAAACGGTCCGGTTACTAGGAAGAACGTGGCTGAGACCGAAACAATCAAGAGTTTGTTGTGCGAAGACAGTTTAAGCCTTGGTCTGAAATAGTTAAGACGCTACGGGATGCGCGTAGTTTAACCCAGACTGAATTTGCCGAGATATTGGGCGTCAATCAAGCAACGATCTCACGTCTTGAGCGAGGTGATATCAAACCAAGCCCTACAGTGCAGAAGCGATTGCGTTCACTTTCGGTCGAAGATCCGTCAGACAGCTCAATTCGTGCTTTTGTCAATACAAGTCCGCATACGGTCTTCGTCATATCGCGGAACCTAGAAATTGTGCTTACAAGCGAATTGTTCGCACAAAAAAATGCTACGTCGCAGAGCGCCTTGGAAGGAAAGTCCTGCAGGAATATGATGACCATTGAGCTTACTGAAGCGTTTAATGCGGCATTGCAGAATGGGTTCTTTGAAGGCCGCATAAAGCGAGCGGTGGTTACCGCCAGGATGATGAATGAACAGCGGGAGGTAAGGTATGGACAGGCGACCTGGACGCCCCTTGTCATGAAGGCGCATGGCATAGTTATGCTTGTTCAATCTGTGGCTCTTAGTATGGAAGAATATGCAAAGCTAAGATCTAAATTACCGCTGATTGAGTTTTCGTTCAACTGACTTAGAGAGAATAACGCTCCCCGTAATTGCATCGACGTCTTTTATTCGGCCTAGCGCAGAACATACTTGATCTGGGATTCACTGTGCTTTGGTGCCTTCATTTGTTACTCCTCATCAGCCCCAACCGTCACAACAGCAGTTTTCCAGGTATTCGTGGCCAAGAATTATTCGGGGCAGTTCAATGCCCTCGTACGATCGAAAGGATGCTCGTATGCGATCGCTTAGGAGGGACTGGTAAGTCAAAATGAGTGAGGGGTGCTATGGCCAAGCGGATAGTTGATAGGAAGGAATCCAGTGGGCGTATCGCAGTGACAGAGTCAGCTCTAAATGAGGAAAGGAGCTGTCTGTGATACGTCAAGATGAGAGTTCACCCGGGGTCCGGAACGTACTTCTGACCAATGTACTTAGCTACACAGGTCCAGGCGCTTTGGAAGCGCTAGTAAGCAGCGGCTGCTCTGTGGCGTGTCATGATCCTGCGTTTGTAGATGAAGAGGCTCGTCAAAGATTCCAACACAAATGGCCAACTACGCATCCGCTAAGAGTCGCCGTGGCAGATGGGGTAGCGGATGAAGCAATCGATCAACTGGGGGAACTCGACGCTGTTGTGTTTAATGATGTCTACCCGTTAACCGTGCGGCCTGTTGAAGATGTAGACTTAATGGACTTACGTGCCACTTTCGAGGCGGTTGCGGTCTTTCCATTCCGATTGGCGCAGTGCGTTATACCAAGAATGAAGTCCCGCCACAGAGGCTCATTGGTGTTCGTCACTTCGGCCAGGGAGAGACGGCCAGAAGCAGGCTACTCGGTGCCTACCATGGTGAGAGCAGCCACTACCGCGTTTGCAAAGACTCTTGCAAAGGAGCTAGCGCAGTTTCAAGTCCAAGTTAACGTGGTCGCTCCAAACTATCTTGCTAGTGAATTATACTATCCTCGCGCACGTTTCGTTGACGATCCGTCCGGTCGTGCAATGATTGCCGCACTAGTGCCCTTTGGCCGTCTTGGAACCCCCGATGAGGTGGGCGAGCTCATTGCATTTTTTGCGTCAGGCCGTTCGCCTTTCGTGACCGGACAAGTTGTTGATTTTGCCGGAGGGTGGCCATAAGTCAACCCATGGCACACTAGAGCTGGCAATTTGGCTTTCAATTGACCTGCTGCTGAAAATTCCTTCCAGATCTGACCTGATGGGATGGACGGCCACGCACCGGCATCGACATGCTGACCTGGCACTGAACTTTCATCCAGTTACGATTGGAGCCTCCTGTTTTGTTTCGCCGTCTGGCGCGGTGGTAGCAAGGGGCTCTGGCGCGGAGCTATCCGTGCGCGCAGCGTCAGGGCCCCTTGCCGCTTTCAGGATGGCGGCGTAGGCCGCCGGGGTTCGGTATAGTCGAGCGCGGAATGTGGCCGCGCCGTGTTGTAGTCTTCAGCCCATCTGGCGATGATCGAACCAGTGTGAATGAGGCTGCGGAACAGGGTCTGGTTAAGCAGTTCGTCGAGCATCCGGCCGTTGAAGCTCTCAACAAATCCGTTCTGTATGGGCTTGCCGGAGGTGATGTAGTGCCACTCAATGCCATGGTCTTTGGCCCAGGCGAAGATGGCGTTCGAGGTCAGCTCGGTGCCATTGTCCGATACGATCATGCCGGGCTTGCCACGTTGGGTGATGAGCGCTGTCAGTTCCCGTGTCACGCGCCGCCCCGAGATCGACGTGTCGGGGATGGCCGCCAGTCATTCCCGGGTTACGTCATCGACCACGTTGAGGATGCGGAAGCGACGGCCGTTCGCCATCTGGTCATGGACAAAATCCAGCGACCAGCTGGCGTTGACCTTCACCTCGACCAGGATCGGCGCCCGGACGACGATGGCAAGCCACCGAGCACGGCGCTTGCCCACGGTCAGACCTTCCTCGCGGTAGATGCAGGTCAGGCCTTGGCGGCACTCGCGATGAAGACGTTAGCGTATCGGAGAATATCTAAAAGCGAGGGCTGGGCTCCGAGATCGAGGAATCTAGGAAGCGGCTGCGTTCAGTACTGCGGCCTTAGTCAAACGCGCAACCCAACCCGGCGAAGAACACAGGAAGGCCTCTCGCGCGCCATATGCGCGGCATAGCCTAAGCTGCGCAATCAGCAAATAGCCGTCTGTCTTTTCCTGCGCTCGTCGGCGGCTGAAACCAGCCTCAACGCGCGGTGGGACGCCAAAATTTGGGCAACCGGCATTGCGGCACGTATTGACGTGAATTCCGTCGCAAGGTACCGGAACCCGAAGGTCCTTTGGTCCCAATTAGGCATAGGGAGATGGTTGGTGGAACCCATCGGAACGAGGGCGCCGCCTCCCGGAGATTCCTTCTGCATGGGAGGCCTCCAAGAATAGCGGATTTCCGCCTAAGAGGAGGCACCTCTATACCAGCTTCCACACTAACGTAAACGCCTAGCAATAATCGCTCTGGTATCCTGCTGAGTGTCACGCTGTCTGAGCAGCGTCACAAATGACCCGTGGGGCTCAGAGCCGTGACCCAGCGTTGTGGTCAGGTTCAACAATCTGCTTGCCACAATCCGATCATTGTGTCTACTTTACGCTCCAGTTAATGATACAACGACTACTATGATTGTCACCGAGATCTGCGCTTGCACCTTCCACAATTCCATTTTATTTATCTTTTTCAAATAGTAAGAACGCTATCATACGTCTTCGGATCGATCTTTAGTCGCTAACTAGTTCATCGCGCAAACGTTCGTCCTGAACGACCTCAGGAGTGAAAGTATGAACATTTTAGCGACAGGTCCGCAGCCACGCTTCTATC
This genomic interval from Rhodospirillaceae bacterium contains the following:
- a CDS encoding MarR family transcriptional regulator; translated protein: MPTSLRSTRLRASDVNERLAASNSQSANSCGHNASGYAIVLAELVEQLARRLHVLSHHADLKPAQWSFLRYLLSANESSRTVTFFAQYNGLSLSSASQTLRSLEEKRLVVSHVSKEDRRIRYLKLTTKAHKVLNTDPLRQVATAIHNLETPAQKHLSLALEAIVLDLYSYQKSDDSRFCDAIFKF
- a CDS encoding response regulator, which gives rise to MPRVLVVDDDADFRELLKVLLDQLGYSVEEACDSHSVLEMPSLDHYDAIVTDVMMPKIDGITLIKMIRAAECNIPIIAISGSKSTLPNQIGLSLSKLFGASEVLYKPFSRDELALKLKNCIAESRIVALLIGV
- a CDS encoding SDR family oxidoreductase codes for the protein MIRQDESSPGVRNVLLTNVLSYTGPGALEALVSSGCSVACHDPAFVDEEARQRFQHKWPTTHPLRVAVADGVADEAIDQLGELDAVVFNDVYPLTVRPVEDVDLMDLRATFEAVAVFPFRLAQCVIPRMKSRHRGSLVFVTSARERRPEAGYSVPTMVRAATTAFAKTLAKELAQFQVQVNVVAPNYLASELYYPRARFVDDPSGRAMIAALVPFGRLGTPDEVGELIAFFASGRSPFVTGQVVDFAGGWP
- a CDS encoding helix-turn-helix domain-containing protein, which translates into the protein MRRQFKPWSEIVKTLRDARSLTQTEFAEILGVNQATISRLERGDIKPSPTVQKRLRSLSVEDPSDSSIRAFVNTSPHTVFVISRNLEIVLTSELFAQKNATSQSALEGKSCRNMMTIELTEAFNAALQNGFFEGRIKRAVVTARMMNEQREVRYGQATWTPLVMKAHGIVMLVQSVALSMEEYAKLRSKLPLIEFSFN